A window of the Miscanthus floridulus cultivar M001 chromosome 14, ASM1932011v1, whole genome shotgun sequence genome harbors these coding sequences:
- the LOC136506029 gene encoding cyanidin 3-O-rutinoside 5-O-glucosyltransferase-like isoform X1, translating into MADHAGHCSSSSQDRRSHFLVAAYGYQGHLNPALALARRLARPHGGGARVTLSVAASAHARMFPSSPPGQLVVSPPDAEVSDGVISYVPYSDGFDFGERPRTAADRARRRRVSAASLSAIVRRLAAAGRPVTCVVSALLLPAADVAVEHGIPLAVFWNQSAATLAAYYHYFHGHEHLVAAASAAYVGGADDPASVTLPGLPPLRVRDLPSFLVDATGGEHARASIDSMRALLEIVGREKPMVLVNTIDMLEPEAVALRAMRQQHLEVFAVGPMLPRLQLLQQTDAAGDDEGRRMDLYEQDDEKGYTEWLDARPRRSVVYVSYGSMLGYSRQQVQEMLRGLRECRRPYLWVVPRDGRDGDVERCLMEMDDDDGDGERGMVMEWCDQLKVLAHPSTGCFVTHCGWNSMLEALVFGVPMVAVPNWSDQPVNAHLVEELGIGVRAERDAAGLLVGTELAKFIAVVTGDGDEGMNIRNRASFLKDKVRKEVIESGLTESRLQRFVNAMQNSTSSEI; encoded by the exons ATGGCCGACCACGCGGGccactgcagcagcagcagccaggacCGCCGGAGCCATTTCCTGGTGGCCGCGTACGGGTACCAAGGCCACCTGAACCCAGCCCTCGCCCTGGCGCGCCGCCTCGCGCGCCcccacggcggcggcgcgcgcgtcaCGCTCTCCGTGGCGGCCTCCGCGCACGCCCGCATGTTCCCGTCGTCGCCGCCAGGCCAGCTGGTCGTCTCGCCACCCGACGCGGAGGTCTCCGACGGCGTCATCTCCTACGTGCCCTACTCCGACGGGTTCGACTTCGGGGAGCGGCCGAGGACCGCCGCCGACCGCGCGCGCAGGCGCCGCGTGAGCGCGGCCAGCCTCTCGGCCATCGTCCGCCGCCTCGCCGCGGCCGGGCGCCCCGTCACGTGCGTCGTGTCGGCGCTCCTGCTTCCCGCCGCGGACGTGGCCGTGGAGCACGGGATCCCGCTCGCCGTCTTCTGGAACCAGTCCGCCGCCACGCTCGCCGcctactaccactacttccacGGCCACGAGCACCTCGTGGCCGCGGCCTCCGCCGCGTACGTCGGCGGCGCGGATGACCCGGCGAGCGTGACCCTCCCGGGTCTGCCACCGCTCCGGGTCCGCGACCTCCCGTCCTTCCTCGTGGACGCCACTGGCGGCGAGCATGCCAGGGCTAGCATCGACTCGATGCGGGCGCTGCTCGAGATCGTCGGCCGGGAGAAGCCGATGGTTCTCGTGAACACGATCGACATGCTAGAGCCGGAGGCCGTCGCGCTGCGGGCGATGCGGCAGCAGCACCTGGAGGTCTTTGCCGTAGGCCCGATGCTCCCTCGCCTGCAACTGCTGCAGCAGACGGACGCAGCTGGCGACGACGAGGGTCGCCGGATGGATCTGTACGAGCAGGACGACGAGAAGGGCTACACGGAGTGGCTCGACGCGCGGCCACGCAGGTCGGTGGTGTACGTTTCGTACGGGAGCATGCTGGGGTACAGCAGGCAGCAGGTCCAGGAGATGCTGCGGGGCTTGCGCGAGTGCCGGCGGCCGTACTTGTGGGTGGTGCCGAGGGACGGCCGTGACGGCGACGTGGAGCGCTGCTTGATGGAgatggacgacgacgacggcgacggcgagcgaGGGATGGTCATGGAGTGGTGTGACCAGCTGAAGGTGCTTGCGCACCCGTCCACGGGGTGTTTCGTGACGCACTGCGGGTGGAACTCCATGCTGGAAGCTCTGGTCTTTGGTGTGCCTATGGTTGCCGTCCCGAATTGGTCCGATCAGCCGGTGAATGCGCATTTGGTGGAGGAGCTGGGGATCGGCGTTAGGGCAGAGCGTGATGCTGCAGGGTTGCTTGTCGGAACGGAGTTGGCAAAGTTCATTGCGGTAGTGACCGGTGATGGTGATGAAGGAATGAACATACGGAACAGAGCTAGTTTTTTGAAAGACAAGGTAAGAAAGGAAGTGATCGAAAGTGGCCTTACGGAATCCAGACTGCAAAGGTTCGTCAATGCAATGCAAAATTCAAC GTCGTCAGAAATCTAG
- the LOC136506029 gene encoding cyanidin 3-O-rutinoside 5-O-glucosyltransferase-like isoform X2 has translation MADHAGHCSSSSQDRRSHFLVAAYGYQGHLNPALALARRLARPHGGGARVTLSVAASAHARMFPSSPPGQLVVSPPDAEVSDGVISYVPYSDGFDFGERPRTAADRARRRRVSAASLSAIVRRLAAAGRPVTCVVSALLLPAADVAVEHGIPLAVFWNQSAATLAAYYHYFHGHEHLVAAASAAYVGGADDPASVTLPGLPPLRVRDLPSFLVDATGGEHARASIDSMRALLEIVGREKPMVLVNTIDMLEPEAVALRAMRQQHLEVFAVGPMLPRLQLLQQTDAAGDDEGRRMDLYEQDDEKGYTEWLDARPRRSVVYVSYGSMLGYSRQQVQEMLRGLRECRRPYLWVVPRDGRDGDVERCLMEMDDDDGDGERGMVMEWCDQLKVLAHPSTGCFVTHCGWNSMLEALVFGVPMVAVPNWSDQPVNAHLVEELGIGVRAERDAAGLLVGTELAKFIAVVTGDGDEGMNIRNRASFLKDKVRKEVIESGLTESRLQRSSEI, from the exons ATGGCCGACCACGCGGGccactgcagcagcagcagccaggacCGCCGGAGCCATTTCCTGGTGGCCGCGTACGGGTACCAAGGCCACCTGAACCCAGCCCTCGCCCTGGCGCGCCGCCTCGCGCGCCcccacggcggcggcgcgcgcgtcaCGCTCTCCGTGGCGGCCTCCGCGCACGCCCGCATGTTCCCGTCGTCGCCGCCAGGCCAGCTGGTCGTCTCGCCACCCGACGCGGAGGTCTCCGACGGCGTCATCTCCTACGTGCCCTACTCCGACGGGTTCGACTTCGGGGAGCGGCCGAGGACCGCCGCCGACCGCGCGCGCAGGCGCCGCGTGAGCGCGGCCAGCCTCTCGGCCATCGTCCGCCGCCTCGCCGCGGCCGGGCGCCCCGTCACGTGCGTCGTGTCGGCGCTCCTGCTTCCCGCCGCGGACGTGGCCGTGGAGCACGGGATCCCGCTCGCCGTCTTCTGGAACCAGTCCGCCGCCACGCTCGCCGcctactaccactacttccacGGCCACGAGCACCTCGTGGCCGCGGCCTCCGCCGCGTACGTCGGCGGCGCGGATGACCCGGCGAGCGTGACCCTCCCGGGTCTGCCACCGCTCCGGGTCCGCGACCTCCCGTCCTTCCTCGTGGACGCCACTGGCGGCGAGCATGCCAGGGCTAGCATCGACTCGATGCGGGCGCTGCTCGAGATCGTCGGCCGGGAGAAGCCGATGGTTCTCGTGAACACGATCGACATGCTAGAGCCGGAGGCCGTCGCGCTGCGGGCGATGCGGCAGCAGCACCTGGAGGTCTTTGCCGTAGGCCCGATGCTCCCTCGCCTGCAACTGCTGCAGCAGACGGACGCAGCTGGCGACGACGAGGGTCGCCGGATGGATCTGTACGAGCAGGACGACGAGAAGGGCTACACGGAGTGGCTCGACGCGCGGCCACGCAGGTCGGTGGTGTACGTTTCGTACGGGAGCATGCTGGGGTACAGCAGGCAGCAGGTCCAGGAGATGCTGCGGGGCTTGCGCGAGTGCCGGCGGCCGTACTTGTGGGTGGTGCCGAGGGACGGCCGTGACGGCGACGTGGAGCGCTGCTTGATGGAgatggacgacgacgacggcgacggcgagcgaGGGATGGTCATGGAGTGGTGTGACCAGCTGAAGGTGCTTGCGCACCCGTCCACGGGGTGTTTCGTGACGCACTGCGGGTGGAACTCCATGCTGGAAGCTCTGGTCTTTGGTGTGCCTATGGTTGCCGTCCCGAATTGGTCCGATCAGCCGGTGAATGCGCATTTGGTGGAGGAGCTGGGGATCGGCGTTAGGGCAGAGCGTGATGCTGCAGGGTTGCTTGTCGGAACGGAGTTGGCAAAGTTCATTGCGGTAGTGACCGGTGATGGTGATGAAGGAATGAACATACGGAACAGAGCTAGTTTTTTGAAAGACAAGGTAAGAAAGGAAGTGATCGAAAGTGGCCTTACGGAATCCAGACTGCAAAG GTCGTCAGAAATCTAG